A part of Terriglobus roseus genomic DNA contains:
- a CDS encoding DUF885 domain-containing protein: MRITPALLLACTAVSVCVSLPAQTSVADRTAAQNALFEEYFQNGLKRNPTGATSFGDYRYNDQLGDYSLASIQRDHAENDDFLKRLKAISTDGMSDTDITSHALLQDRLERGDVSYELKNYEMPINQQNGIHTGLADLALSMPFDSVKHYEDYVARLKQIPRVLSETTDVMRIGLKDGLMPPKVITEKLAGQCDGVVKANPFLLPTKKFPASFSEADKTRLTQEITDAVNNDVFPAYAKFSAFLRNDYAPKGREALSIESLPDGKRRYAEAVKQMTTLDITPAAVHQLGLDEVKRITAEMTVLSKKAGYKDLATWRAVINADPKWKPKSEEQIVEDFRKYIAQMEPKLPELFGLLPKSPVTVEPIPDFAAAEATHYNAGTPDGKRPGRVVVAVANPTTRTLVLDEAVAYHEGVPGHHMQISMAQQLKGLPKFRLRGGYSAFSEGWALYAEELGKEVGFYQDPVSDYGRLNSELFRAVRLVVDTGIHDKGWTRQQVIDYMHANDVNDALAQTETDRYIAWPGQALSYKMGQLEIRKLREKAKAKLGAKFDIKAFHDEVLNGGALPLTVLDARVSKWIDEQAK, encoded by the coding sequence ATGCGAATTACGCCTGCCCTGTTGCTTGCCTGCACAGCTGTTTCTGTGTGCGTGTCACTTCCTGCTCAGACTTCCGTTGCGGACCGCACGGCCGCGCAGAATGCGCTGTTTGAGGAGTACTTCCAGAACGGGCTGAAGCGCAATCCTACTGGCGCGACTTCGTTCGGCGACTATCGCTACAACGATCAGTTAGGCGACTATTCGCTTGCCTCGATTCAGCGTGACCACGCCGAGAACGATGATTTTCTGAAGCGGCTGAAGGCCATCTCTACGGATGGCATGAGCGACACAGACATTACTTCGCATGCGCTGCTGCAGGATCGACTGGAGCGCGGTGATGTGAGCTATGAACTGAAGAACTATGAGATGCCCATCAATCAGCAGAACGGTATTCACACCGGGTTGGCTGATCTGGCGCTGAGCATGCCGTTCGATTCGGTAAAGCACTACGAGGATTACGTTGCACGTTTGAAGCAGATTCCGCGCGTGCTGAGCGAGACCACGGACGTAATGCGCATTGGACTGAAGGATGGGCTGATGCCGCCGAAGGTCATCACGGAGAAGCTCGCAGGACAGTGCGACGGCGTGGTGAAGGCTAATCCATTTCTGTTGCCTACGAAGAAGTTTCCGGCCAGCTTCAGCGAAGCTGACAAGACGCGGCTGACGCAGGAGATCACGGATGCTGTAAACAACGATGTGTTCCCTGCGTACGCAAAGTTCTCTGCGTTTCTGCGCAATGATTACGCGCCGAAGGGACGCGAGGCGCTTTCGATTGAATCGCTGCCGGATGGCAAGCGCCGTTATGCGGAAGCTGTGAAGCAGATGACCACGCTGGACATTACGCCTGCAGCGGTTCATCAGCTTGGCCTGGATGAGGTGAAGCGCATCACTGCAGAGATGACGGTGCTGTCGAAGAAAGCGGGATACAAGGACCTGGCGACGTGGCGCGCTGTGATCAATGCCGATCCGAAGTGGAAGCCGAAGAGCGAAGAACAGATCGTGGAAGACTTCCGCAAGTACATTGCGCAGATGGAGCCGAAGTTGCCGGAGCTGTTCGGCCTGTTGCCGAAGTCGCCTGTGACTGTGGAACCCATCCCTGACTTCGCCGCAGCGGAGGCTACGCACTACAACGCAGGTACGCCGGATGGGAAGCGTCCAGGACGCGTTGTGGTTGCGGTTGCGAATCCGACGACACGCACGCTGGTGCTGGATGAAGCGGTTGCGTATCACGAGGGCGTGCCGGGACATCATATGCAGATCAGTATGGCGCAGCAGTTGAAGGGATTGCCGAAGTTCCGCCTCCGTGGCGGCTACTCAGCGTTTAGCGAAGGCTGGGCGCTATATGCGGAGGAGCTGGGTAAGGAAGTCGGTTTCTATCAGGACCCTGTTAGCGACTACGGCCGACTGAACAGCGAGCTGTTTCGTGCGGTGCGTCTGGTTGTGGACACTGGCATTCATGACAAGGGATGGACGCGGCAGCAGGTGATTGATTACATGCACGCCAATGATGTGAACGACGCGCTGGCGCAGACGGAAACCGACCGCTACATTGCATGGCCGGGACAGGCGCTGAGCTACAAGATGGGTCAGCTTGAGATTCGCAAGCTGCGTGAGAAGGCAAAGGCGAAGCTGGGCGCGAAGTTCGACATCAAGGCGTTCCATGATGAGGTGCTGAACGGTGGCGCACTGCCGTTGACCGTGCTGGATGCACGTGTGTCGAAGTGGATCGACGAGCAGGCTAAGTAG
- the mnmE gene encoding tRNA uridine-5-carboxymethylaminomethyl(34) synthesis GTPase MnmE gives MSAAHDLLEETTIVAIATPAGRGGIGVVRLSGSNALAVAQQLFAKISWATPRHAVYGILRDVDGTRIDDAIATYYKAPQSYTGEDVVEIATHGSPVVLDWLLRRCVALGATPARAGEFTERAFLRGRLDLTEAEAVRDLIDAQTLEQAKLAAEQMSGSIATEIRPAKDALLVLIATLEAGIDFAEDDTPTMAADEIVASVRDVQQPLQTLLASFTHGRLMREGLQLAIVGKPNAGKSSLFNRLVEQERAIVTASPGTTRDVIAERVNLNGIPVELLDTAGIRETADEAERMGVERSRRAIADADAVLLVVDATEASDSQADALEAYLEAPLAEALQNRPLLIAWNKADLRQGSKSLPANTKGVVTSAATGEGIAELRGEILRMAGSQPSAAGATLTNLRQRDAVQSALEALERAVAAARTGIPHEMVLLDLYECLRALDSLTGQTTADDVLNRIFSSFCIGK, from the coding sequence ATGAGCGCAGCGCACGATCTTCTGGAGGAGACCACCATTGTTGCCATTGCGACGCCTGCGGGGCGAGGCGGCATTGGTGTGGTTCGTTTGTCTGGTAGCAACGCGCTCGCTGTGGCTCAGCAGTTATTCGCAAAGATTTCGTGGGCCACGCCGCGTCATGCTGTCTATGGCATTCTGCGCGACGTGGACGGAACGCGCATCGACGACGCCATCGCCACGTATTACAAGGCTCCGCAAAGTTATACCGGTGAAGATGTGGTGGAGATTGCCACGCATGGTTCGCCTGTGGTGCTGGACTGGCTGTTGCGGCGATGCGTCGCATTGGGCGCAACGCCTGCGCGTGCGGGTGAGTTTACGGAACGTGCGTTTCTGCGCGGACGGCTTGATCTGACAGAGGCCGAGGCTGTGCGCGATCTGATTGATGCGCAAACGCTGGAGCAGGCGAAGCTGGCTGCAGAACAAATGAGTGGCAGCATTGCTACGGAGATCCGTCCTGCGAAAGATGCGTTGCTTGTTCTCATCGCGACGCTTGAGGCGGGCATTGATTTTGCGGAAGACGACACACCAACGATGGCGGCGGATGAGATCGTTGCGAGTGTTCGCGATGTGCAGCAGCCATTGCAGACATTGCTGGCCAGCTTTACGCATGGCCGGTTGATGCGGGAGGGTCTTCAGCTTGCTATTGTGGGCAAGCCGAATGCGGGAAAGAGTTCGCTGTTTAATCGGTTGGTAGAACAGGAGCGCGCGATTGTTACGGCTTCGCCTGGCACCACACGCGATGTGATTGCGGAGCGAGTGAACCTAAACGGTATTCCAGTGGAGTTGCTGGATACTGCGGGCATTCGCGAAACGGCAGATGAAGCGGAACGTATGGGCGTGGAACGTTCACGCCGTGCCATTGCGGATGCTGACGCTGTGTTGCTCGTCGTCGACGCAACAGAGGCGAGTGATTCACAAGCGGATGCTCTTGAGGCTTACCTTGAAGCGCCGCTCGCAGAAGCGCTGCAGAATCGCCCGTTGCTGATTGCATGGAACAAGGCGGATCTTCGCCAAGGTTCGAAGTCTCTTCCTGCGAACACAAAAGGCGTGGTCACTTCTGCCGCAACAGGCGAAGGTATTGCAGAGCTTCGTGGAGAGATTCTGCGCATGGCGGGATCGCAGCCTTCTGCAGCAGGCGCTACGTTAACCAACCTGCGTCAGCGCGATGCGGTACAGAGTGCGTTGGAGGCGTTGGAACGCGCTGTGGCAGCGGCCCGCACTGGCATACCGCACGAGATGGTGTTGCTGGACCTTTACGAATGCCTGCGTGCGTTGGATTCGCTCACCGGGCAGACCACGGCAGACGATGTGCTGAACCGTATCTTCTCCAGCTTTTGCATTGGTAAGTAG
- the rbsK gene encoding ribokinase: MSVILVVGSINLDLVSTVDRIPTPGETLLGSSFATIPGGKGANQAVAAARLGAAVHMIGRVGADSFGEVLRNALIVEGIDTSTVVTVEGPSGVAAITVAADGTNSIVVTPAANATLQPADIAAARNQIRKASIVLAQLETPLETITALAQECREAKIPLILDPAPAQPLPLELLRSVTWLTPNESETRTLLGRTTVMTEAKAAERLLALGARNVILKLGPRGVYLAGADVPTPAFVPSPDLRAVDTTAAGDCFNGAFAVALTEGRSPVEAAGFACAAAALSITRTGAQTGMPYRSDVNKLLRSLT, from the coding sequence ATGAGCGTCATCCTTGTCGTCGGAAGCATCAATCTGGACCTGGTCAGCACCGTGGACCGTATCCCAACACCGGGTGAAACGCTGTTGGGAAGCAGTTTTGCCACCATTCCCGGGGGCAAGGGCGCCAATCAAGCCGTAGCCGCCGCCCGACTCGGGGCCGCCGTCCATATGATCGGCCGGGTCGGAGCCGACAGCTTCGGTGAAGTGCTGCGAAACGCCCTCATCGTGGAAGGAATTGACACCTCCACCGTCGTCACCGTGGAAGGCCCCAGCGGCGTGGCCGCCATCACCGTGGCGGCAGACGGCACCAACAGTATCGTCGTCACGCCCGCGGCCAACGCCACGTTGCAACCCGCGGACATCGCTGCTGCCCGCAACCAAATCCGCAAAGCCTCCATCGTGCTGGCGCAGTTGGAAACGCCGCTGGAGACCATCACCGCGCTGGCGCAAGAGTGCCGAGAGGCGAAAATCCCCCTCATTCTGGACCCCGCACCCGCTCAGCCGCTTCCGCTGGAACTGCTGCGCTCCGTAACCTGGCTCACGCCAAACGAATCAGAGACACGCACCTTGCTGGGCCGCACTACAGTCATGACAGAAGCCAAAGCCGCCGAGCGACTACTGGCTCTGGGCGCGCGAAACGTCATCCTGAAACTCGGCCCACGCGGTGTGTACCTGGCGGGTGCAGACGTGCCAACCCCGGCGTTCGTTCCCTCACCCGACCTTCGCGCCGTGGACACCACCGCCGCGGGCGACTGCTTCAACGGAGCCTTCGCCGTCGCTCTCACCGAAGGCCGCTCGCCGGTAGAAGCTGCGGGCTTCGCTTGCGCCGCCGCGGCACTCTCCATCACACGAACCGGGGCGCAGACAGGCATGCCCTATCGCTCTGATGTGAACAAGCTGCTGCGCTCGCTTACTTAG
- the yidC gene encoding membrane protein insertase YidC, which yields MAEIKNPNQGGGGSQSNTTFLVMLVVMFGVFAGLQFYKSKQKQPLQPPTAQTQSQSAPVSAPTGSKADFNANAVQAPAASGASNTVSAAAEQTTTVENELYKITFSNRGAEVRSWVLKKFKSRYGAPLDLVNAKASHEFGFPMSLHTYDAGTTAGLKQALFVPSATGNLTAPQTLTYHYTQGNVDVTKTFSFDSTYVLKATVSVSVNGSPVRALLAWPAGFGDQEQVLDYNGSRIETMKDGKAEHIEFKKVSGGETLNAPLQYAGTADGYFAAVFLPDNAGSATAVMLHNTIDVNKLHRDGTVSEKAVDVPVVGIAAGSTENTSSMRVYVGPKSVDVLKGIKVSGSSETLEPVVDFGFWGPFAKALFLLLNWIHDHVASNWGWAIVVLTIVVNIVILPFRYQTMKSGLKMQRIQPQMDAIKAKYAKYKVTDPKRADMNAEIMALQKDNGVNMFGGCVPTLLTFPLLFAMLGMLPKVVELREAHWFWLHDLTVADPYHILPIVMVLTQFLTQFYMPAPGMDPQQQKMMAFTMPLFSGFITWNYSSGLALYWCVGNIIMILAQFAMNQTKEGREMRELAAKRARRKAGQPRTIQGKR from the coding sequence GTGGCAGAGATCAAGAACCCTAATCAGGGAGGCGGCGGCTCGCAGAGCAACACCACCTTCCTCGTAATGTTGGTCGTCATGTTCGGCGTGTTTGCCGGGCTTCAGTTCTATAAGTCGAAACAGAAGCAGCCACTGCAGCCGCCTACGGCGCAGACACAGAGCCAGAGCGCGCCGGTAAGCGCGCCCACCGGCAGCAAAGCTGACTTCAATGCAAACGCCGTGCAGGCTCCTGCAGCCAGTGGCGCCAGCAACACCGTTTCTGCCGCGGCCGAACAGACCACGACCGTTGAGAACGAGCTATACAAGATCACCTTCAGCAACCGCGGTGCGGAAGTTCGCTCGTGGGTTCTGAAGAAGTTCAAGAGCCGCTACGGCGCTCCGCTGGACCTGGTGAATGCGAAGGCGAGCCACGAGTTTGGCTTCCCGATGTCGCTGCATACCTATGACGCGGGCACCACGGCTGGCCTGAAGCAGGCTCTCTTCGTTCCTTCCGCGACGGGCAACCTGACCGCTCCGCAGACCCTGACGTACCACTACACACAGGGCAACGTGGATGTGACCAAGACCTTCAGCTTTGACAGCACGTACGTGCTGAAGGCGACGGTCAGCGTGAGTGTGAATGGATCGCCGGTGCGCGCTCTGCTGGCATGGCCTGCTGGCTTTGGCGACCAGGAGCAGGTGCTGGATTACAACGGTTCGCGCATTGAGACGATGAAGGACGGCAAGGCCGAACACATCGAGTTCAAGAAGGTTTCTGGCGGCGAAACGCTGAACGCTCCCCTGCAGTATGCGGGCACGGCGGATGGCTATTTTGCTGCCGTCTTCCTGCCGGACAACGCTGGTTCGGCAACGGCAGTTATGCTGCACAACACCATCGACGTGAACAAGCTGCACCGCGATGGCACAGTTTCTGAAAAGGCTGTGGACGTTCCAGTTGTGGGCATTGCTGCAGGCAGCACGGAAAACACCAGCAGCATGCGTGTGTACGTTGGACCGAAGTCCGTGGATGTCCTGAAGGGCATCAAGGTTTCGGGATCGAGCGAAACGCTGGAGCCTGTTGTCGACTTTGGTTTCTGGGGACCGTTCGCGAAGGCGCTGTTCCTGCTGCTGAACTGGATTCACGATCACGTTGCGAGCAACTGGGGATGGGCGATTGTGGTGCTCACGATCGTTGTGAACATTGTGATCCTGCCGTTCCGCTACCAGACCATGAAGAGCGGTTTGAAGATGCAGCGCATCCAGCCGCAGATGGACGCCATCAAGGCGAAGTATGCCAAGTACAAGGTGACTGATCCGAAGCGTGCAGATATGAACGCCGAGATCATGGCGCTGCAGAAGGACAACGGCGTGAACATGTTTGGCGGTTGCGTACCCACGCTGCTGACGTTCCCGCTGCTGTTTGCCATGCTGGGCATGCTGCCCAAGGTGGTGGAGTTGCGTGAGGCACATTGGTTCTGGCTGCATGACCTGACGGTGGCCGATCCGTACCACATCCTGCCCATCGTGATGGTGCTGACGCAGTTCCTGACGCAGTTCTATATGCCGGCTCCGGGTATGGATCCGCAGCAGCAGAAGATGATGGCGTTCACGATGCCGCTGTTCTCCGGATTCATTACGTGGAACTACTCGTCGGGTCTGGCGTTGTACTGGTGTGTGGGTAACATCATCATGATCCTGGCGCAGTTCGCCATGAACCAGACGAAGGAAGGCCGCGAGATGCGCGAGCTGGCTGCGAAGCGTGCCCGCCGTAAGGCGGGTCAGCCACGGACCATCCAGGGCAAACGGTAA
- a CDS encoding protein jag — protein sequence MRRRSRKKEERIHMQDLKTAAQQTHDFLKMLTTTGGFKLRFRIVAGAGAADPDGLEDRLIYVELSGPDEQMLIHRDGELLRSLEHVCAKILRLEPEEHDRISFDACGYKAERNREILDLAEEGIEAVKNSRKPYRFEPMSSRERRMLHLALKKAEGLRTESSGEGPNRFVVLYPEGWQARERDDRAAKIRERFRRR from the coding sequence ATGCGGCGACGATCCCGAAAGAAGGAAGAACGCATTCACATGCAGGATCTGAAGACCGCAGCCCAGCAGACCCACGATTTTCTGAAGATGCTGACCACAACCGGCGGATTCAAACTCCGCTTCCGCATTGTGGCTGGCGCAGGCGCCGCTGACCCGGATGGGTTGGAGGACCGCCTGATCTATGTGGAGTTGAGTGGCCCGGATGAGCAGATGCTGATCCACCGGGACGGGGAACTGCTGCGCTCGCTGGAGCATGTGTGCGCGAAGATTCTGCGGCTGGAGCCGGAAGAGCATGATCGCATCAGCTTCGATGCGTGCGGCTACAAGGCAGAACGCAATCGCGAGATTCTGGACCTGGCGGAAGAGGGGATTGAGGCCGTAAAGAACAGCCGTAAGCCCTATCGCTTTGAACCCATGAGCAGCCGCGAACGCCGTATGCTCCACCTAGCGCTGAAGAAGGCTGAGGGGCTGCGTACGGAGTCCAGCGGCGAAGGACCGAATCGGTTTGTGGTTCTGTATCCCGAAGGCTGGCAGGCACGCGAACGCGATGACCGCGCCGCGAAGATTCGCGAACGCTTCCGCCGCCGGTAG